The following are encoded in a window of Panicum virgatum strain AP13 chromosome 5N, P.virgatum_v5, whole genome shotgun sequence genomic DNA:
- the LOC120675898 gene encoding dirigent protein 10-like: protein MAFKKPAIVTLSSLLVLLLIASGAAAARAARQLTSDDNDDDIGAGAAAAGAPAAAPAVAPVAADAPIDANAIPAAAGVAGTGGAAAAPIAASTIPVGAGAGAAGANPTGGAGDHGMVLFMHDILGGTNPSARIVAGIVDNAAVTGQLPFARPNGAVLPLNSGVNVNSGAAGAIDNNNIPFLTGLGGATNAAKSIGSNGNGNGGSGVPVFAGGSLPQGTTLQKLLFGTMTVVDDELTEAPGLGSAAVGRAQGFYIASSQEGVSQTVAVTAMFKEGGFEDTISFFGVHRTADSESHLAIVGGTGKYVGAKGFAKVAVVRPGGVAASGALLETVLQFTVFLV from the coding sequence ATGGCGTTCAAGAAGCCAGCCATCGTCACCCTCTCTTCCCTCCTTGTCCTGCTCCTCATAGCGTCCGgagccgccgcggcgagggcggcgcgccAGCTGACCTCcgacgacaacgacgacgatattggtgccggtgccgccgccgctggtgctcCAGCTGCCGCACCGGCCGTGGCGCCCGTGGCTGCTGACGCGCCGATCGATGCCAATGCCATCCCGGCTGCGGCCGGCGTGGCGGGGACAGGTGGCGCTGCGGCAGCTCCGATAGCCGCCAGCACGATCCCggttggggccggggcgggCGCAGCGGGGGCGAACCccacgggcggcgccggcgaccacgGGATGGTCCTCTTCATGCACGACATCCTGGGCGGCACGAACCCGTCGGCGCGCATCGTGGCCGGCATCGTCGACAACGCGGCGGTCACGGGGCAGCTCCCCTTCGCGCGCCCCAACGGCGCCGTGCTGCCGCTCAACAGCGGCGTCAACGTGAactccggcgcggcgggcgccatCGACAACAACAACATCCCCTTCCTCACGGGCCTCGGCGGCGCCACCAACGCCGCCAAGTCCATCGGCAGCAACGGCAACGGCAACGGCGGGAGCGGCGTGCCCGTCTTCGCCGGCGGCAGCCTCCCGCAGGGCACCACGCTGCAGAAGCTCCTCTTCGGGACCATGACGGTGGTGGACGACGAGCTGACGGAGGCGCCGGGGCTGGGGTCCGCGGCGGTGGGCCGGGCGCAGGGCTTCTACATCGCCAGCTCGCAGGAGGGCGTCAGCCAGACGGTGGCGGTCACGGCCATGTTCAAGGAGGGCGGGTTCGAGGACACCATCAGCTTCTTCGGCGTGCACCGCACCGCTGACTCGGAGTCGCACCTCGCCATCGTCGGCGGCACCGGCAAGTACGTCGGCGCCAAGGGCTTCGCCAAGGTGGCCGTGGTGAGGCCCGGAGGGGTGGCCGCGTCCGGCGCGCTGCTCGAGACCGTGCTCCAGTTCACCGTGTTCCTCGTGTAA
- the LOC120675827 gene encoding histone H3.2, which translates to MARTKQTARKSTGGKAPRKQLATKAARKSAPATGGVKKPHRFRPGTVALREIRKYQKSTELLIRKLPFQRLVREIAQDFKTDLRFQSSAVAALQEAAEAYLVGLFEDTNLCAIHAKRVTIMPKDIQLARRIRGERA; encoded by the coding sequence ATGGCCCGCACGAAGCAGACGGCGCGCaagtccaccggcggcaagGCGCCGCGGAAGCAGCTGGCGACGAAGGCGGCGCGCAagtcggcgccggcgacgggcgGTGTGAAGAAGCCGCACCGCTTCCGCCCGGGCACGGTGGCGCTGCGCGAGATCCGCAAGTACCAGAAGAGCACGGAGCTGCTGATCCGGAAGCTGCCCTTCCAGCGGCTGGTGCGGGAGATCGCGCAGGACTTCAAGACGGACCTGCGGTTCCAGtcctcggcggtggcggcgctgcaggaGGCCGCGGAGGCCTACCTGGTGGGGCTCTTCGAGGACACCAACCTCTGCGCCATCCACGCCAAGCGCGTCACCATCATGCCCAAGGACATCCAGCTCGCGCGCCGCATCAGGGGCGAGAGGGCTTAA
- the LOC120675826 gene encoding G-type lectin S-receptor-like serine/threonine-protein kinase At2g19130 translates to MLASATLPTLVVGLLALLGACRPAAATATDTISPGRALAGGGGGRILSNNSKFTLGFFRAPDGNADSSPGAAGAAPPDRWYLGVWFTAVPSLTTVWVANGANPVIDADAASPELTVSGGGDLVVVNQATKSVTWSARSAHDTAKNATNTTVAVLLNSGNLVLLDASNSSAAPRTLWQSFDHPTDTLLPGAKLGRDKATGVNRRLVSRKSAATPSPGPYCFEVDPDAPQLVVKLCDSPVAYWATGAWNGRYFSNIPELAGNVPGFHLAFVDDAREEYLQFNVTAEATVTRNIVDVAGQNKHQVWIDASRDWLTLYAGPKSPGDVYAACGAFAVCSYTAALQPCSCMKGFSVRSPADWEQGDRTGGCARDATLDCTSGNSTGSAAASSTDGFFSMPGIGLPDRGRGLQNVRGRAECSTACLKNCSCTAYSYGSQGCLVWHDGLINAKQFQSTASDDEILYLRLAAREFHQKSRNKKRGVIIGVVTGACTGALILLVLLMILMTRRKKAKNNIQGGDGRLVAFSYRELRSATKNFSEKLGQGGFGSVFKGQLRDSAAIAVKRLDSSFQGEKQFRAEVSSIGIIQHVNLVNLVGFCCEGENRFLVYEHMPNRSLDVHLFQSTGGVFLDWAARYRIAAGVARGLAYLHDGCRDRIIHCDVKPENILLDASLLPKLADFGMAKFVGRGFSRALTTMRGTMGYLAPEWIGGAAVTPKVDVYSYGMVLLELVSGRRNTSGAGEERRSTGDSDGGGHRLVYFPMRAARELVEGGVGTLLDERLRGDANLEEVERACKVACWCIQDDEADRPAMGEVVQILEGVLDRGMPPLPRLLETLLGRPHSSTQQMTTVSNTSATFRY, encoded by the coding sequence ATGCTGGCTTCCGCTACCCTGCCCACCCTCGTCGTCGGCCTCCTGGCCCTCCTAGGCGcgtgccgccccgccgccgcgaccgcgacgGACACCATCTCGCCCGGCCgggccctcgccggcggcggcggcggcaggatccTCTCCAACAACAGCAAGTTCACGCTCGGCTTCTTCAGAGCTCCCGACGGGAACGCGGATTCATCgccaggcgccgccggcgccgcgccgcccgacaGGTGGTACCTCGGCGTATGGTTCACCGCGGTCCCCAGCCTGACCACCGTGTGGGTGGCCAACGGCGCGAACCCAGTCAtagacgccgacgccgcctcgccggagctcaccgtgtccggcggcggcgacctcgtcgTCGTCAACCAAGCCACCAAGTCGGTAACCTGGTCTGCTAGATCCGCCCACGACACGGCCAAGAACGCCACCAACACCACCGTCGCCGTGCTCCTCAACAGCGGGAACCTCGTCCTCCTCGACGCCTCCAACTCCTCGGCGGCGCCCCGCACGCTGTGGCAGAGCTTCGACCACCCCACCGACACGCTGCTCCCCGGCGCGAAGCTCGGCCGCGACAAGGCCACGGGCGTGAACCGCCGCCTCGTCTCCAGGAAGAGCGCCGCCACCCCGTCCCCTGGACCCTACTGCTTCGAGGTCGACCCAGACGCTCCCCAGCTCGTGGTCAAGCTCTGCGACTCGCCCGTCGCCTACTGGGCCACCGGCGCCTGGAACGGGAGGTACTTCAGCAACATCCCGGAGCTGGCCGGGAACGTGCCCGGCTTCCACCTCGCGTTCGTCGACGACGCCCGGGAAGAGTACCTCCAGTTCAACGTGACCgccgaggcgacggtgacgcgcAACATCGTCGACGTCGCCGGCCAGAACAAGCACCAGGTCTGGATCGACGCGTCGCGGGACTGGCTGACGCTCTACGCCGGCCCGAAGTCGCCGGGCGATGTGTACGCCGCCTGCGGGGCTTTCGCCGTCTGCAGCTACACCGCGGCGCTGCAGCCCTGCAGCTGCATGAAGGGCTTCTCGGTGAGGTCGCCGGCGGACTGGGAGCAGGGTGATCGGACAGGAGGGTGTGCCAGGGATGCAACGCTGGATTGTACCTCTGGTAACAGCACTGGCAGTGCGGCGGCATCTTCAACTGATGGGTTCTTCTCCATGCCTGGCATTGGGCTGCCTGACAGAGGGCGTGGCTTGCAGAACGTTAGGGGCAGGGCTGAATGCTCAACGGCTTGTCTGAAGAACTGCTCTTGCACCGCGTATTCGTATGGCAGCCAGGGATGCCTTGTTTGGCACGATGGATTGATCAACGCAAAACAATTTCAAAGCACTGCTTCTGATGATGAAATTCTTTATCTCCGTCTGGCtgcaagagaatttcatcagaAATCAAGAAACAAGAAACGAGGCGTCATCATCGGCGTCGTCACTGGcgcatgcaccggtgctttgattctgctTGTGCTGCTCATGATTCTGATGACCAGGAGGAAGAAAGCCAAGAACAACATCCAAGGGGGTGATGGCCGACTTGTGGCCTTCTCGTACAGAGAACTGCGTTCTGCAACCAAGAACTTCTCCGAAAAGCTCGGGCAAGGTGGCTTTGGCTCCGTCTTCAAGGGGCAACTCCGCGATTCGGCCGCCATCGCGGTGAAGAGGCTGGACAGCAGCTTCCAGGGCGAGAAGCAATTCAGAGCTGAAGTGAGCTCGATCGGCATCATCCAGCACGTCAACCTGGTGAATCTGGTCGGCTTCTGCTGCGAAGGCGAGAACCGGTTCCTCGTCTACGAGCACATGCCGAACCGCTCCCTCGACGTCCACCTGTTCCAGAGCACCGGCGGCGTGTTCTTGGACTGGGCCGCCCGGTACCGGATCGCCGCCGGAGTCGCCAGGGGCCTCGCCTACCTCCACGACGGCTGCCGGGACCGGATCATCCACTGCGACGTCAAGCCGGAGAACATCCTCCTCGACGCGTCGCTCCTCCCGAAGCTCGCCGACTTCGGGATGGCCAAGTTCGTGGGGCGGGGCTTCAGCCGCGCGCTGACCACGATGAGGGGCACCATGGGGTACCTCGCGCCGGAGTGGATCGGCGGGGCGGCCGTCACGCCCAAGGTCGACGTGTACAGCTACGGCATGGTGCTGCTGGAGCTCGTGTCGGGGAGGAGGAACActtccggcgccggcgaggagcgccGCAGCACGGGGGActcggacggcggcggccaccgtctCGTGTATTTTCCCATGAGAGCGGCGAGGGAGCTGGTCGAGGGGGGCGTGGGGACGCTGCTGGACGAGAGGCTGCGCGGTGACGCCAACCTCGAGGAGGTCGAGAGGGCCTGCAAGGTGGCGTGCTGGTGCATCCAGGACGACGAGGCTGACCGGCCGGCGATGGGGGAGGTGGTTCAGATACTCGAGGGCGTGCTGGACCGCGGCATGCCACCGCTGCCGAGGTTGCTGGAGACCCTCTTGGGAAGACCACACTCGTCAACGCAACAGATGACTACGGTTTCGAATACGTCAGCAACCTTTAGGTACTAG